One Micromonas commoda chromosome 7, complete sequence genomic window carries:
- a CDS encoding predicted protein, protein MVRFESWPLAGLQVGALTVVAPGDAEEVRGPVLTVDAKGRCLVDFDRRQRRVGRAHSGEDARVVRLCRMDYDLTAVRWWRRGVEGASDGLRSVVLCLGSPPQLTSGRRITNPGVDKAEKHVWGARGQAEDFTGGAARATPIHMFAFRTPDDVNHAVAAMTRAAPGLRSAEAPAGAPLDGWMSPGDVDAFLDRAQLAPPRGGAHDTGKRDRPEGRVLVPPRKRRELGGDDDPGFVG, encoded by the coding sequence ATGGTGAGGTTCGAGTCGTGGCCGCTGGCGGGTCTTCAGGTGGGCGCGCTGACGGTCGTCgctcccggcgacgccgaggaggtgcgcGGGCCCGTCCTGAccgtcgacgcgaaggggCGCTGCCTCGTGGACTTCGACAGGAGGCAGCGGCGGGTGGGGAGGGCGCACTCGGGGGAGGATGCGCGCGTCGTGCGGCTGTGCAGGATGGACTACGACCTCACCGCCGTGCGATGGTGGAGGCGAGgggtcgagggcgcgagcgacgggctGCGTAGCGTCGTCCTGTGCCTGGGCTCGCCTCCCCAGCTCACGTCCGGCAGACGCATCACGAACCCGGGCGTCGACAAGGCGGAGAAGCACGTctggggcgcgagggggcAGGCCGAGGACTTCAcgggaggcgccgcgcgggccacCCCGATCCACATGTTTGCGTTCCGCACGCCGGATGATGTGAaccacgcggtggcggcgatgacgcgcgcggcgccgggtctgaggagcgcggaggcgccggctGGAGCGCCGTTGGACGGATGGATGAgtcccggcgacgtcgacgcgtttctcgaccgcgcacagctggcgcctcctcggggggGGGCGCACGACACCGGGAAGAGGGACAGGCCGGAGGGGCGCGTGCTCgtgccgccgaggaagcgtcgcgagctcggcggcgacgacgacccggggTTCGTGGGGTGA
- a CDS encoding predicted protein, with amino-acid sequence MDELMQTAGRYIGRFWTDIAGAGESEEVADVARALVFTPLKALGKRARDAMLDISSPARPGPAAVGERRTVRAARRAPATGGGANGRAMSRFAAEAADAERASTAAEATNDAQPSPSASAERLKRRRLADEEGEAQPSLAPAPAPAARTAGDGKPPAGILKENGRPTKRKRDGGGDGGGGGRGPSPATRHHVTFEDEIANDDHDENRARGARDDSPPRARRRVDIPAAVPGDIPGDASRAVATRKPRVPLAVVLPDPPALPRCAGRVRLRPTARRPASASHHLRASRGGWCASSNPALGGRSQLASFTAGAGGVLASVARPRAMDWRSVGDVATRFKPAELTDLPADPKPLTAGATPSVGVAVPPPAFTAQGGGAGGFALGGGGPPAATTAGSKRGKSKRGKGGDDDGGLFAGLADFKRTERADDTRAGGDAAKGTGDDTPAGGDGDTKNPAAAAAPAITFSFGAAPATASADDAKRDEKGANEKGNDAAPVAAFTFGAPSAGEGKDEAVDGEKKKSDVFTFGASTSATPSSTPAFTFGAAATAATAGASGSSAAASAPASTAPAFTFGSASTSTAAPSFSFGAATGGALNPNPNPNPAAPGAAFTFGSSAPAAASAAASAAGAGASVAFTFGAPAGAVAGGSGTLSTGGAVPAPSFAFGAAGGAPSPAGGGMAMGAGGAPPAGRRKVRARRPPR; translated from the coding sequence ATGGACGAGCTGATGCAGACCGCCGGGCGGTACATCGGCCGCTTCTGGACGgacatcgcgggcgccggggagtccgaggaggtcgccgacgtcgcgagggcgctcgtGTTCACGCCGCTGAAGGCGCTGgggaagcgcgcgcgcgacgccatgTTGGACATCTCcagcccggcgcggccgggCCCGGCGGCCGTCGGGGAACGGCGGACGGtcagggcggcgcgcagggcaCCCGCaaccggcgggggcgcgaatGGGAGGGCGATGAGCaggttcgcggcggaggctgccgacgcggaacgcgcgtcgaccgccgccgaggcgacgaacgacgcaCAACCCTCCCCTTCCGCATCGGCGGAGAGGCTGAAGCGCCGCAGACTGGCGGACGAGGAAGGGGAAGCGcagccgtcgctcgcgcccgcgcccgcgcccgccgcccgcaccgccggcgacggtaAGCCCCCCGCCGGCATACTCAAGGAGAACGGCCGGCCCACCAAGCGCaagcgcgacggaggaggtgatggaggaggaggaggacggggaccgtcgcccgcgacgcggcaCCACGTCACGTTCGAGGACGAGATCGCAaacgacgaccacgacgagaaccgggcgcgcggcgcgcgcgacgactccccaccccgcgcgcggcgtcgcgtggaCATCCCggccgccgtccccggggatatccccggggacgcgagccgagccgtcgcgacccgtaagccgcgcgtgcccctcgccgtcgtccttcCCGATCCCCCCGCGCTTCCGCGTTGCGCCGGTCGAGTCCGCCTTCgaccgaccgcgcgccgaccggcgtccgcgtcgcaccACCTGAGAGCGAGCCGGGGGGGTTggtgcgcgagctcgaaTCCGGCGCTGGGTGGTCGTTCACAGCTGGCGTCGttcacagctggcgcgggcggcgtgctcgcgtccgtcgcgagaCCGAGGGCGATGGATTGGCGAtcggtcggcgacgtcgcgactcGGTTCAAACCCGCGGAGCTCACCGACTTACCCGCGGATCCCAAACCGCTCACTGCTGGAGCGACCCCAAGCGTGGGTGTCGCCGTACCACCGCCGGCGTTCACCGcacagggcggcggcgcgggagggttCGCGTTGGGAGGCGGGGgaccgcccgcggcgacgaccgcggggtCGAAGAGGGGTAAGTCGAAGAGGGGtaagggcggcgacgacgacgggggacTGTTCGCGGGGCTCGCGGACTTTAAGAGgaccgaacgcgccgacgatacacgcgcgggcggggacgccgcgaagggaaCGGGAGACGATACGcccgcgggaggcgacggcgatacAAAaaaccccgcggcggcggcggcgccggctaTTACGTTTTcattcggcgccgcgccggcgactgcGTCCGCGGATGACGCGAAGCGGGACGAAAAGGGGGCGAACGAAAAggggaacgacgcggcgccggtcgccgcgttcacgtTCGGCGCTCCttccgcgggcgagggcaaGGACGAGGCGGTCGACGGGGAGAAGAAAAAGTCGGACGTGTTTAcgttcggcgcgtcgacgtcggcgaccccttcgtccaccccggcgttcacgttcggcgcggcggccacggcggccacggcggggGCTTCGGggtcttcggcggcggcgagcgccccaGCTTCGACGGCGCCAGCCTTTACCTTTGGCTCGGCTTCGacttcgacggcggctccGTCGTTTAgtttcggcgccgcgaccggagGGGCACtaaaccctaaccctaaccctaacccggcggcgcccggcgcggcgttcacGTTCGGATCCTCCGCTCCCGCGGCTGCGTCCGCGGctgcgtccgcggcgggcgcgggcgcgtccgtcgcgttcaCGTTTGGAGCCCCCGCGGGAGCCGTGGCTGGCGGTTCCGGGACGCTGAgcacgggcggcgccgtgcccgcgccgtcgttcgcgtttggagccgcgggcggggcgccgtcgcccgcgggcgggggcatggcgatgggcgcggggggcgctcCGCCGGCGGGACGGAGGAAGGTTCGAGCCAGGCGCCCGCCTCGGTGA
- a CDS encoding predicted protein: MGDLVFTEQVLRDLFLSLDTSGDGYLSYQELWDGLNGSDVDWDELNTEKQLVMDRLWVQADKDGNDRVSFAEFWELIAASRSPTEEEMSRAYEFFKMLDKSGDGLLDRLEIQEGLRDPRIDWTLLGFDADVNERHVFQLADSDGDNRVTFDEFWKVVLKNVSQKEAAKARAAAQMVSLVDFALWSAKDVGDWLEDVGYGQYRSAFEANNIHGYALMRLTFDALPRLQVRDFTHCRGIMSALRRLRGAEPHVMETYEDCMGKTAFHRSVGLTHDHLRTLRMGTGTDFEDEERTIRDDLARPQMIIREAV; encoded by the exons ATGGGCGATTTGGTGTTCACCGAGCAGGTCCTTCGGGACCTGTTCCTGAGCCTGGAcacgagcggcgacggctacCTGAGCTATCAGGAGCTCTGGGACGGTCTGAACGGCAGCGACGTCGACTGGGACGAGCTCAACACCGAGAAGCAGCTCGTCATGGACAGGCTGTGGGTGCAGGCGGACAAGGACGGGAACGACAGGGTCAGCTTCGCGGAGTTCTgggagctcatcgccgcgtctcggtccccgacggaggaggagatgtCCCGAGCGTACGAGTTCTTCAAGATGCTGGACAAATCGGGAGACG GCCTCCTCGATAGACTCGAGATCCAGGAGGGTCTGCGCGACCCTCGCATCGACTGGACCCTGCTcggcttcgacgcggacgtcaacGAGCGACACGTGTTCCAGCTGGCGGATTCCGACGGCGACAACCGCGTCACCTTCGACGAGTTCTGGAAGGTTGTGCTCAAGAACGTGTCGCAGAAGGAAGCCGCGAAAGCCagggccgccgcgcagatGGTGTCGTTGGTGGATTTCGCGCTTTGGTCCGCGAAAGACGTCGGGGACtggctcgaggacgtcggatACGGCCAGTACAGATCGGCGTTTGAGGCGAATAACATCCACGGATACGCGCTGATGCGGCTGACGTTCGACGCGCTGCCGAGGCTGCAGGTGCGGGATTTTACGCACTGTCGCGGCATCATGTCCGCGCTGAGGCGTTTGCGGGGCGCGGAACCGCACGTGATGGAGACGTACGAGGACTGCATGGGCAAAACGGCGTTTCACCGATCGGTGGGGTTGACGCACGATCATCTGCGGACGCTTCGGATGGGAACGGGGACAGacttcgaggacgaggaacggACGATTCGCGACGACCTGGCGCGACCGCAGATGATCATCCGGGAGGCGGTCTAG
- a CDS encoding predicted protein: protein MATSVAASASTNLALGSVSTRSRPPRRRRRGAASLVPGGTRDDDEAHRHRRWRVAPDVDGAASPGADPSIERPRPNAPSDALERLLATRFATLGDAIRAPPDDRAAIERCVDSLERANPTRAPATSPAQTGEWTLRYTTSVGTMASVATWETVAGAVTDVSQRVDIANERDAVMMVRNDVTVELRSRSDLTPLPLPLPPLTFLGLSDDDALTLRIAQRFECKTLGGGRLSTKLLVSDVEASVRGVGENRVKSLGSFRQPGVELQPAKSQLVTYLDDRWRIVRDDASVSVYRRR from the coding sequence ATGGCGActtccgtcgcggcgtccgcgtcgacgaacctcgcgctcggtTCGGTTTCGACCcggtcgcgtcctcctcgtcgtcgtcgtcgcggcgcggcgtccctcgtccccggcggaacgcgcgacgacgacgaggcgcatcgtcatcgccgctggcgcgtcgcccccgacgtcgacggcgccgcgtcacCGGGTGCCGACCCTTCCATCGAACGCCCAAGGCCGAATGCCCCGTCCGATGCcctcgaacgcctcctcgcgaCCCGATTCGcgaccctcggcgacgccatcagGGCGCCCCCTGACGACCGAGCAGCCATCGAGCGATGCGTCGatagcctcgagcgcgccaacccgacgcgcgcccccgcgacgtcgcccgcgcagACCGGCGAATGGACCCTGCGCTACACCACCAGCGTCGGGACGATGGCCAGTGTCGCGACGTGGGAGAccgtggcgggcgcggtgaccgacGTGTCGCAGCGCGTGGACatcgcgaacgagcgcgacgcggtgatgaTGGTTCGCAacgacgtcaccgtcgagctgcggtcgcggtcggacctcacgccgctgccgctgccgctgccgccgctgacgTTCCTCGGcctctccgacgacgacgcgttgaCGCTGAGGATCGCGCAGAGGTTCGAGTGCAagacgctcggcggcggtagGCTGTCCACCAAGTTGCTCGTCAGCGACGTGGAGGCGAGTGTACGTGGCGTGGGGGAGAATCGAGTTAAGTCGCTCGGGTCGTTTCGGCAGCCCGGGGTGGAGTTGCAGCCCGCGAAGAGTCAGCTGGTGACGTACCTGGACGACAGGTGGCGGATCGTCCGGGACGACGCCTCCGTGTCGGTGTACCGGCGGCGGTAG
- a CDS encoding predicted protein has protein sequence MRKQLARKFAREGLRAYVRYVNAARKGKLEEFKRDFFNQGFSESMFFRMYLTYSKSVGEFEVMESCALQIQRVWRAKVLRRKVEIAQYRARMDRAGLQPRQSTGPRLLGGFARVKDFIKAAKAMNEPLTESQRLECMELNQRQMMESLARLQESLNELAHSHDLYRDAPSFQ, from the coding sequence ATGCGCAAACAACTTGCGCGTAAGTTTGCGCGCGAAGGGCTGCGCGCGTACGTCCGCTACGtaaacgccgcgaggaagggaAAGCTGGAGGAATTCAAGAGAGACTTCTTCAACCAAGGATTTTCAGAGTCGATGTTTTTCCGCATGTACCTGACTTATAGCAAGTCTGTCGGAGAGTTCGAGGTGATGGAGAGCTGCGCGCTGCAAATTCAGCGAGTGTGGCGTGCGAAGGTGCTTCGCCGAAAGGTTGAAATCGCACAGTATAGGGCGCGGATGGATCGAGCCGGACTCCAGCCAAGGCAAAGTACGGGTCCGCGTCTGCTTGGCGGCTTTGCCAGGGTGAAAGACTTCATCAAGGCTGCGAAAGCTATGAACGAACCTCTGACAGAAAGTCAGAGGCTTGAGTGTATGGAACTAAATCAGAGACAGATGATGGAGTCGCTCGCCAGACTTCAGGAGTCGCTGAACGAGCTGGCACATTCTCACGATCTGTATAGGGACGCCCCGAGCTTCCAATAA
- a CDS encoding predicted protein, whose amino-acid sequence MGDSGQGSPAMPAMRSKVEMIKDVKTGKGVVLAVGDVAQLVERCEVKEGDKEPRFLLKQINPKSEFNGHKYKVKQSYFKPWVDPSIPPPPPPPPPPTAEEIIDEMLPEMCDTAVWEAEMEIRIETETFRKMDTAVVGMFTQIDANGDGVVTMRELTMALRKDRGLGKRLGLRFADGEIQDRDGSRKEIEEFFSRHDVDDQTGLQLHEFYTALRPGGPPPPLPDHIARAMPSDEDLERVFAAVNPSCKVEDAQVREILEVLEKEPELQAAFGLAVDGASPAPGGDTASRETFKQFFTRWNSEGDRTLSLAEFKGIFGRKYELGNPALVEQLTRRAMERDIGELFSKIDKNHDGRVSKPELILALRRDEALAFRLGLCSGAIKDDSRAALEAFFVEFDSDGDKQLSMEEFSEVFLKSKTKGAKTAAVGTEVIVMPDVGVDPLTVDYLFAKIDKDGNGKLSIRELVTSLREDPSLAKTLGLDFKNGTGDVDEDACAALEGWFMTYDSNGDKEFDKDEFYQIFVRREPAPTTGTKGDGDGTNVAEVSEEEAARRAAHADAIAAEIAESIREATELERVKSELARREREMLELKAQMVRLKTGGGGDPEAPEAPGDADAGDGDAAEEGTPPPEEDEDEDGEDEEDETPGVSGDVEVDAEAAKKLLGMTEVDVSGPAYQSYMAYIQSPKFNRGMTKDGRSPVKADSMKKSLNVTPLRPAERKKRLVDELIDEAPPAIAGYERNWMTSLRNGDPLYKHAVGTEILVNVHCEGGVDGPSGRRLMKIKRDGNLKSFLAAAELALVLDKKPLSAFVRDAKDGSWKEIADTLRLQSEQHVMVSHGEPTVRPGDSKKVSPVKVATRTGYVRAKDFNELLGDYKALNPGGQHRTFSRAFSKLYLNPASPVPNTGAKNPHLHPPGVKTNDAELVGTVGIKMSKHREDLRHQAAMQPVSFHRNVVGDKATTMTSTAPDQETKFPRSKGPKGRIWVPGY is encoded by the coding sequence ATGGGCGATTCGGGCCAGGGCTCCcccgcgatgcccgcgatgCGCTCCAAGGTTGAGATGATCAAGGATGTTAAAACGGGTAAGGGCGTCGTTCTCGCGGTaggcgacgtcgcgcagctcgtgGAGCGGTGCGAGGTCAAGGAGGGTGACAAAGAGCCGAGATTCTTACTCAAGCAGATCAACCCAAAGTCCGAGTTCAACGGGCACAAGTACAAGGTGAAACAGTCGTACTTCAAGCCTTGGGTCGACCCGTCCATccccccgcctcccccgccgcccccgccgcccaccgccgaggagatcaTCGACGAGATGCTCCCCGAGATGTGCGATACGGCGGTGTGGGAGGCGGAGATGGAAATCAGGATCGAGACGGAGACCTTTCGCAAGATGGACACGGCGGTGGTGGGCATGTTCACGCAGAtcgacgccaacggcgacggcgtggtgaCCATGCGCGAGCTCACGATGGCGCTGAGGAAGGACCGCGGGCTGGGCAAGCGACTCGGCCTCAGGTTCGCCGACGGGGAGATCCAGGACAGGGACGGCTCCAGGAAAGAGATCGAGGAATTCTTCTCCAggcacgacgtcgacgaccaAACCGGGCTTCAGCTGCACGAGTTTTACACAGCCCTTCGACCGGGCggacccccgccgccgttgcccgATCacatcgcccgcgcgatgccctccgacgaggacctcgagCGGGTGTTCGCCGCCGTGAACCCCTCGTGCAAGGTTGAGGATGCGCAGGTTCGAGAGATCCTCGAGGTTCTCGAGAAAGAACCCGAGCTTCAGGCGGCGTTCGGGctggcggtggacggcgcgagccccgcgcccggtGGGGATaccgcgtcgagggagacGTTCAAACAGTTTTTTACCCGATGGAACAGCGAGGGCGACAGGACGCTCTCGCTGGCGGAGTTTAAGGGCATCTTCGGCCGAAAGTACGAGCTGGGGAACCCGGCTCTGGTGGAGCAGCTcacgaggcgcgcgatggagcgcGACATCGGCGAACTCTTCTCGAAGATCGATAAGAATCACGACGGCCGCGTGTCCAAGCCCGAGCTGATCTTGGCGCTGAGAAGAGACGAGGCGTTGGCGTTTCGGTTGGGCCTGTGCTCGGGCGCCATCAAGGACgactcccgcgccgcgctcgaggcgtttTTCGTCGAGTTTGACTCTGATGGCGATAAGCAGCTCAGCATGGAGGAGTTCTCCGAGGTGTTCCTCAAGTCCAAGACCAAGGGtgcgaagacggcggcggtggggacCGAGGTCATCGTCATGCCGGACGTGGGCGTCGACCCGCTCACGGTGGATTACCTCTTTGCGAAGATCGACAAGGACGGCAACGGGAAACTCTCcatccgcgagctcgtcacGTCCCTTCGCGAGGACCCGAGTTTGGCGAAGACCCTTGGTTTGGACTTCAAGAACGGCAccggggacgtggacgaagacgcgtgcgccgcgctggagggcTGGTTCATGACCTACGACTCGAACGGCGACAAGGAGTTTGACAAGGATGAGTTTTACCAGATTTTCGTCAGGCGCgaaccggcgccgacgacgggaacgaagggcgacggggacgggacgaacgtcgccgaagtctccgaggaggaagccgcgcgacgcgccgcgcacgccgacgcgatcgcggccgAGATCGCCGAGTCCATCCGCGAGGCGACCGAGCTCGAGAGGGTCAAGTCGGaactcgcgcggcgagaaCGCGAGATGCtggagctcaaggcgcagATGGTTCGGCTCaagacgggcggcggcggcgatcccgaggcgcccgaggcgcccggggacgccgacgccggggacggggatgccgcggaggagggcacCCCACCCCctgaggaggatgaggacgaggacggggaggacgaggaggacgaaacGCCCGGCGTGTCGGGCGACGTGGAGGTTGACGCGGAGGCCGCGAAGAAACTTCTCGGGATGACCGAGGTGGACGTCAGCGGCCCCGCGTACCAGTCCTACATGGCCTACATCCAGTCTCCAAAGTTCAACCGCGGGATGACGAAAGATGGCCGCTCGCCGGTCAAGGCAGACTCGATGAAGAAGTCCCTGAACGTCACGCCGCTGCGTCCCGCGGAGCGTAAGAAGCGTCTGGTGGACGAGTTGATCGACGAGGCTCCGCCCGCGATTGCCGGGTACGAACGAAACTGGATGACCTCGCTTCGCAACGGCGATCCGCTGTACAAGCACGCGGTGGGCACCGAGATATTGGTCAACGTGCACTGCGAGGGGGGCGTGGACGGGCCGAGCGGCCGGCGGTTGATGAAGATCAAGCGCGACGGGAACCTCAAGTCgtttctcgccgccgccgagctcgcgttgGTGTTGGACAAAAAGCCGCTCAGCGCgttcgtccgcgacgccaagGACGGGTCGTGGAAGGAGATCGCGGACACGCTGCGGTTGCAGTCGGAACAGCACGTGATGGTGAGCCACGGCGAGCCGACCGTTCGACCCGGTGACTCCAAGAAAGTCTCCCCGGTTAAGGTGGCCACTCGCACCGGGTACGTTCGCGCGAAGGATTTCAACGAGCTGCTGGGCGATTACAAGGCGCTGAACCCCGGCGGGCAGCACAGGACGTTTAGCAGGGCGTTCTCGAAGCTCTACCTCaatcccgcgtcgcccgttcCCAACACGGGCGCCAAGAACCCGCACCTTCATCCGCCGGGGGTCAAGACGAATGATGCGGAGCTCGTGGGCACCGTCGGCATCAAGATGAGCAAGCACCGCGAGGACCTCCGGCATCAGGCGGCGATGCAGCCGGTGAGCTTTCACAGGAACGTGGTCGGGGacaaggcgacgacgatgacgtccacggcgccggacCAGGAGACCAAGTTCCCGCGCTCGAAGGGCCCGAAGGGCAGGATATGGGTCCCGGGATACTGA
- a CDS encoding predicted protein yields MSSGEEGLDEDDFGFRGRAETPDDSVEGDGAKTKRKDKKRRKRTPAEKEARRLRKEAEAAARNPGGASPSGSVPSDDSAMSSGIFGSRKSNKVAPAPSGKKGKGEGEATKAARGNKATKTNEPGGLIMGANVKKCPTCRFPVIIGARFCAGCGTRNEDQSAVEHLLRDIDGEASVRAMIAAAKENGLAAPDFREGITLITAPPPPAMDGADPVVVHVWDPDWARCGRLCHPCGWDCDKDMWPEPRDPEAPGETLAPFRERFLYYLCDRHQVLVCVFHDQDDDFSAVERQVSIVCTVMQCWWCTLMLVSGLEEAEAATEEARVSVLPDFVIVAIVTDLFTTLFEAFSKFEYRNMEIGRVITVPLFIAHLLMAAITTSGNAHRDELLAKTSWMFVVALACEWLAIQPLYVATRVWLYGVGCRCRGVPIGLGPKSPF; encoded by the coding sequence aTGAGCAGCGGGGAGGAGGgtctcgacgaggacgacttcggcttccgcggccgcgcggagaCGCCCGATGACTCCgtggagggcgacggcgccaagaCGAAGCGCAAGGACAAGAAGCGGCGGAAGAGGACccccgcggagaaggaggcgaggcgTCTGCGTAAGGAAGCCGAGGCCGCGGCCAGGAACCCCGGGGGGGCGTCGCCCAGCGGGAGCGTGCCGAGCGACGACAGCGCCATGAGCAGTGGCATTTTCGGCTCTAGGAAGTCCAACAAggtcgcacccgcgccctcgggcaAGAAGGggaagggcgagggcgaggcgacgaaggcggccCGAGGGAACaaggcgacgaagacgaacgAACCGGGCGGATTGATCATGGGCGCAAACGTCAAAAAGTGCCCGACGTGCAGGTTCCCCGTCATCATCGGCGCGCGATTCTGCGCCGGATGCGGCACCCGCAACGAGGACCAGAGCGCCGTCGAGCACCTCCTGCGAgacatcgacggcgaggccaGCGTGAGGgcgatgatcgccgcggccaaggagaacggtctcgcggcgcccgactTTCGCGAAGGCATCACTTTAatcacggcgccgcccccgcccgcgatggacggcgccgacccggTGGTTGTGCACGTGTGGGACCCTGATTGGGCGAGGTGCGGTCGGCTGTGCCACCCGTGCGGGTGGGACTGCGACAAGGACATGTGGCCGGAGCCGCGGGATCCggaggcgccgggcgagACGTTGGCTCCGTTTCGAGAGCGATTTTTGTACTACCTCTGCGACAGGCACCAGGTGCTGGTGTGCGTGTTTCACGAccaggacgacgacttcaGCGCGGTGGAGAGGCAGGTGAGCATCGTGTGCACCGTGATGCAGTGCTGGTGGTGCACGCTCATGCTGGTCAGCGGGTTggaagaggcggaggcggcgacggaggaggcgagggtgtCCGTGCTGCCGGATTTCGTCATCGTCGCAATCGTCACCGACCTCTTCACCACCCTCTTCGAAGCCTTCTCCAAGTTTGAGTACAGGAACATGGAGATCGGGCGGGTCATCACCGTGCCGCTCTTCATCGCGCACTTGCTCATGGCGGCCATCACGACGTCCGGGAACGCGCACAGagacgagctgctcgcgaaGACGTCGTGGATGTTTGTCGTCGCGTTGGCGTGCGAGTGGCTCGCGATCCAGCCGCTGTAcgtggcgacgcgggtgTGGCTGTACGGCGTGGGGTGCAGGTGCCGGGGCGTACCCATCGGCCTCGGGCCCAAGTCGCCGTTCTAG